Within the Medicago truncatula cultivar Jemalong A17 chromosome 4, MtrunA17r5.0-ANR, whole genome shotgun sequence genome, the region GCTTCTTCTTTGTCACTTACCATTACTATTGTTACTTGTGCCTACCCCTCTCTCTTTACCTTTACCACCTCCACTCCATATTAAACAACACTACACAAACAAAAAGGACTACTGCTATTACTGTCTCCACCTGCAACCTTCTCAGTCCAGTCCCTGCTGcaatttctatttctatttctatttccaTTTCTTCTCTCTACTATTTTcaccttctttcttttcttcaatgaCTATGGttcgttcttcttcttcttcctcttctgtTCCTTCACTTCCTCCACCTTCTCCTAAGTCACCTCCTGAATATCCAGATTTGTATGGCAAACGCCGTGAAATGGCCAAGGTTCAGATGCTTGAAAGAGAGATAGGTTTTCTAGAGGTTTGTTTTCTTGCTTCTCAAAATGCTTTCTATGCTGAAATTGAGAATTCTGTTACATTTATATATACACTATTTTGtgacatcattttttttttagtttttgaatggaAGTGTTTGTAACTTtcaaaatggaagaagaaacgTCATGTGTCAGAACTTCTATGTCATTTCTAACGATCCATGACagtaaatttgaagaaaaaacttCTCTGTGCATAACATTTTCATGATCAATGCAGTACTAATTTTGAGCATGAAAAAATAGAGTACTACAACAGAGTAGTTCAACAAATGTACTAGGTTCTATTGTGTGACATTTTAAAATTCAGAGACAaggttttcaaatttcaaaatttaaattaaactaaTTCTTGACCTCTTCTGGTTTTAATTTTAGTACCAAAAAAAAGTGAAGATGCTCTTTTCATTTGCAGAGAATCTTTTTGTCTGTGACTCATTTTGTGTCCAATTTGAAGGACATAAATGGATTTCCTATGTGGAATCATATGTGTTattagaaaattaatttttaattatcaaCATGCCACCTTCATGgcaatttgatgattttgcaTCTACCAGGAAGAATTGAAATCTATGGAAGGTCTTCAACCAGCTTCAAAATGCTGCAAAGAGTATGTTTAATTTTGAGTTTGCTCCTATACTAAAATGATTccttaaaatgattaaattcTTCATAGgagaatttattttttgctGATTAATGTTACAGGATTGCTGATTATGTGGTGGCAAATTCAGATCCTCTGTTACCTTCGTAAGAAATGTtctcatcaatcaatcaatgcTTTTGTTAGTTTAGAAGAGATCATGATTCTTATGTCCTTTCTCTTTCAAGCAGAAACAAGAAGAATCGCCGGTCATGTCGCTTCTGGAAATGGCTCTGGTACAAATTTCTTTATCTTGTAACTTTATTTGCTTATACTAAGAAAGTTTTGAGTAGTAAGACTATTGGAAATTGTTAAATTgtgctctttcaaaaaaaatatattgggaaagcgaaaattattattaattcgAGTGACATTAATGAATATTTTACAATTGTCTTTAAGGGGATTTGAACTTTGTCCTCGAGGGTacaaaattaaactcttaaCACTAAACTGACACctcataaacaaattttacacTTCAACAAGAATTCTAAATTATGTGGGTAggaatttttcaattattgatATCTGTGTGATGCAAAACTATGTAATCTGTTTACACATGTATGAAAAGAAAGATGTTATATATGCATCAAACTCAAGGAAATAGTCccctcctaaaaaaaaataatattatttgaagTCTATGGTTAGCTTAGCTTTGAGGAATGTCACAATGGTATGTCTAATTTCAAAGATTATAGATATTTTCTTGTGCATCATGGAGCTGAGCCTTAAATTCAGCAAACATTGGTGTTTGTGTATCTTAGAGAGTAAACAGGAGTGACCCCCCACATAATGATTGATAAGTTAGTCAAATTTCATTTATTGAGGCAGGAACTTGTATGATACTAGTTAGTAACTAGTAAGTGTTATTTAATAGCTATAACGAATAACATGAGTAACTAACTTTTATGTGCAGTCGTTTGCCATGTTTTAATCTGTCTTGGatctgctgctgctgctgctgctgtgaTGGATTATCTGTACATCTAAAATTACCAAGCTGCTGCAGTGACTGTAAACCATGCAGTTGTTGCAGTTGCAGCAACTGTTTTCCATCCTTCACTTGTTCCTTACCTAAGTGGAACTGTTGCTGTTGTTTCTCTTGTCCCAAATCAAATTGCTGTAAACAAAGCCTTGGTTCGGGAAATTGTTGTACTTTTCCAACTAGTTGCAATTTTGGGTGTCCATCATGCCCTTCTTTATGCAGTTGCAAATGCACCTGCACTTGCTCTTGCCCAACTTGTCCAAAGGTAAATCCATGTTGCTGTTGTACAAAGTCATGTTTTAATCCTTCTTGTTTCTGTTGCTAGCACATTACTATATTCTCTCCAAAGGAGAAAAAATTTGGAGCCCTTTGTCTTCACAAAATTGCATTTATATAAGCTAGAGtataaattttggaaaaataaatgtttataaCTATGCAGTATATGGATAGTGAATACTTGAAGCAAATGTAATAGCTCGGTTTGGAAGTTGTAATTTTGGGTATGATAAGTTCCATTTCATCCTTTGTTGTGTGCATTGTCCAATATTAGGTGCTTGAATCACCTTGCTTTTAGTGTTTGATTTCACAGACTTTGATTGCTAAAGGCTGTTGAGTTGTATGACAGATCGTGAGTTCTGCTAGTTTCCTAAAATCATGATAAGAATAGTGTTTTTATCTGccaaaagagaaaagaaaaaagtgtcTTGTTTTTTGtcttattaattattttcaccTCAAGTTTTCAATCTTAGTGGTCCTACATGAAATTTGATGATCGATGAAATAATCAAATTGGGTGCACGGCAGGAAAATAAGTGAGGGGTGTGAGTGAGTGTGAgctgcctttttttttttctgcataACTGACACACACAGAGCACAGAGCACAGGCAGGACACACGGGAAATGACTCTTCATTCGGTACACCAATTAGTGGTCATTCAAGCTCAATAACGTTTGGAATAAGACATTTGGAAATAACCGGTAATTAGTAATAATTGAGAAGGAAGTATTGTTAACTTTGATGATGTACTGCGGTAGAAGTTGCTACTATACAGTAGTTTCTTCTTTTGCTTTTTCCCCTTGGTTTACTGCACGCGTGTACGAAAcagaaggaaaagaaagaaataattcACACATGGGTGTGCTCAATATTGGAAACCAAAACTAACTCAAGTTACGTTCATCTCTTCCTTTCATGAATTTGCACGCTTAAATTTTCTAGTGTAAACTTGGAAATTGTAGAATAAAAATTTGacacaattctaaaacataCTCTAATCGTACTTGGTGCATAGAATTATGTTATGTCATAGCCTGCTAGGTTACACTATCATTAACGTATAATAATAATGTCTTGTTACATTAGCTTTTACTGGGTGGGACTAATTAATCTCATCATAATGCAATGTCACCCTTTACAACGTCAACAAACAGCTGCTTTCTTTCTgtcgttttcttttttaaataggGCTAGGCTACTGCTATTGGGCTTAAATGATACAGTAACTTATCCAAATCTTCATAGAATTGTCCATGTAAAAGCAATTGGGCTCCTAACTTGGTGTTGTTTGTTGCTCCACGTAATACTGCCAAATTCAGACGTAACCGAATCATCAACAATATCCTTGTTTGATATAAACTTAACCATATATGTTTGCCTTTCACCAACTTGCTCAAAAACCAGCTTGGTAGGATTCACAATTATCCCCACCGTAGATGGCCCACTAACAGCTACATCATAAACAGATTCTGCCTCCCCAACGTTAGTAAGTGTCCGCTTGTATTGAACAACACCACTATTGTTACCAAAAACAACAGAAAATGATGGGTAATTAAGATCACCAGGGCCAGACAAATAGGTAGAACAATTAACATTAGGACGCTTGACAATGAGTTTCACATGGTCAAGTGAGTAGTTTAGAGAGCACAAGAATGCAATGTAGTCTTCAATGTCAGCATCATAAACAAGGCCAGGAGATAAGGCCTTTTGTGGGTTGACATGACCTGACCCATAAGCCCATGGTGTGGACAAGGCCTCTCCCATTGCATCCCTTAGGGGAGACTCTGTGTTGTCAAGTGTATAAGCTGTTGTCATCAGAGCTGATTTGATTGCACTTGGACTCCATTCTGGATGAGCCGCTTTCAACAAGGCGGCCACGCCACTTATGTGTGGACATGACATCGACGTACCTtaacattattatcattatcgTAACAAAATTAGCAATTGATTAATAGTCCATGttaagtaagagataatttagttaacaaaaattgatgtattaaATTTTAGGCCTAAATATACCAGACATGATATTGAATTGGGCTTTGCGGGTGTCTTGTGAGCCCGAAGGCCCAACAGCGCCGGTCCATCCAGCTAAGATGTTCACGCCAGGCCCAATAACATCAGGCTTCAGAATTTGTGGCGTCACACCATTGGGCCCACGAGAGCTGAAAGATGCTACCACGGGTGAAGGTTTCACGTTCAACACAGTTCCGCCGAAATTAAGGATAGCCGTTGGATTAGAATCCAACGCTGCATACTTTTTAATCTCATCACCCTCGTTTTTTCCCACCGAAACGGCCGGTACCAAGTAACTATCAGCCACCACTCCTTCACCGCTCGCCGCCGTGTTTGCAAGAATCATCCCAACACCTCCGGCGTCAATCACAACCGTGCCTTTCTCCACACGTGAATTTACACCCCTATCACAAACAACCACTTTCCCGCGCACGATTTCAGAGTCAAGTGAACCGGGCATACATATACTACTCGATGAATTAAACCGTTCGTTAAAATAAACCAAACCAACCGGTTCGTTTCCCATTCCTTCTCCACTGTAAAGTGAAACGCCGGAGAAACGTTTTCCGTTTCCGAGAGTAGCGTAAGCCGGAAAATCCCGATCCAAAGTCCCTGCTCCGACGGTCATGATCCACGGAGCTACATTCGATAACGAACCGCTGCGAGGTCCAGTATTCCCCGCCGAACAAGAAACGAATATCCCTCTCTCCACCGCCGCAAAAGCTCCGATTGCGATGGTGTCGAAATAGTAAGGAGTGGATGATGAACCACCGAGTGAGAGTGACAACACATCAACACCGTCTTGAATCGCTTGATCTATTCCAGCGAGGATGTCGGAGGCGAAACAACCGTCGGTCCAGCAGACCTTGTAAACAGCGATACGTGCCTGTGGAGCCATACCACGTGCTGTTCCGGTAGCATAACCGAGAAGAGTGGCGTTAGCTACGGCGGAGCCAGCGGCGGTTGTGGCAGTATGGGTACCGTGTCCATCTCTGTCACGAGGTGAAATAGGATCAACTGATTTCTTTCTACCACCACCAGGAGAAGCCATGAGATAGCCCTTGGAGAAGCTTCGAGCACCAATGAGTTTTTTGTTACAGAGTGAAGAATCGAAATCTGGTGCTGATTCACACTTTCCACGCCATCGAGATGGGATTTGAGGAATTTGAGAATCGTGAAAACTTTGCGATTCTGGCCATACTCCAGTGTCAAGTACACCAATAACAACGTCGTATGAAGGTTGGTGAAGAAACTGAGAATGGGTTTGAATTTGAAGCAGACCCAGAAACTCTGGGGTGCGGGTAGTGTGCAGTGAGTACAGAGTATCTTCATATACACCGAGAACTGAATCAGAACTACGCAGTTCTTGCACTTGTTTAGTGTCAAGGGAAACAGCGAAACCATTGTAAGCGTGAGTGTAGGTGTAAAGTAGAGaatcagaagaagaagaagattggAGAATGGGAGAGTACATGGATGcatttttgttgtgtttcatGTGAACtatgtaagtttttttgttggtcAATGCCATTACTGTTACAGACAATAATAGCATTACGAGGTAGAAGAGAATATACAAAGTTGAGGTTGAGGATTTCATGGCTtcttgatttgtttttctttaaccTCAGAATGCACTGACTATGCAATATTAATGTTAATGTTTATAATATGAATGATTgtatatgaaaattgaaatgtaagAAGATACAAATGCAATTCACCAGAAATCAATTTCACCCTATCAATCAATTATCATCAGCTTGGACTTTATAAACGAGAATAATTTGAGCTGGTTACTACTTACCAACTTGCTATTTGCTAAATTATTTTAACTGAAATTACCTTTCTGCCATGGTGTGTCTGGTAATAATTCTCCACAGTTCAAATTGGTGTATAAATGTATTTGGACATTCTTATATTTGAATCAACTTTTAAAATTAGATTCGAGCTCGtttaacatatattaaattCAGATTAAGGATTGTAAATGTGTGAAGTAGACACATGACCCACACTAAATGCTCATATTTTGAGTTAATTTTTGGGAAGAGATCTGAGGTCATTTAACATTAATAACTGTATTtgtccaaaataaaaatctttttatcatccaaaatcaacataaacaattgAAATAGTTACGCTTTAGAAAGACAAAGTTTTTTATACGCGGAATTGCCATAGGTTGTTGTCTTCCCTATTCCAAGGAAAACGAAAGAAATCAAATCATACAAAGACAATGTGCTAAGGATCCAAATCATTGTATCTTATTAGATTTGAGCCTTCACATATCAATGCTTTGctttcaacaaaaatatatcaataatacTCGGTGGGAATTGAATGAATTGTCTTTTAATATTTGATCTTACCCGATCAAGATTGATAATAATAACTTGAACAACGTCCATCGGGATGGATGTCGGAGGGTGTTTTTTGCAAAGTACTATGATGTTCAAGTGAGTTAAAAAGCAAGAGAGAAAGATATATTAGGTAAAAAGATTGAATATCTTGCATTGTTTTGAAGGAGGGTTTTTATAGGCATCAAAGAGAAGTCGTTGGGAGTGGTGGATGGTTCGTTACGGACGACGCTCATCAATGTTTGACTTCGACAACTCTTACCACTTGTTTACGGGTTACAAAGTGGGGAGGATATGAAATTGAGGGAAAATCTTGTTGGGTTGGGCCTTAAGGTTGCGAATCTCAAGATAATAAGAAATACAGGTCTTTATCTATCCAGAACAATATTGATCTTACGTGATCGAAATTGAACAACTGTTGTCGAGATTGATAGAATAAatactagtttattttttttttctttccttcttgtGGCTTTTGGTGTAAGCCAGGGGGTCTGACTTCTGagttattcattttttatgtaacaTATTTGATGTATTTGTCGAGTGGATGGCAGGTGCTTGCGAGCTTTGTTGAAATTGATTGTTTTATGATATATTGagcatttcttttcttttttaggcAAATTTGAGCATCTCCTTTGCTTGTGATTAGTGTTGGTAAATATATTTGCCTCTCAAAACAATAGTGAATGACAAcgggaaatatttttatttatttatttactttggaTGCTGTCAATTGGGATAGTAGAGGATATATGTTAGGGGAGAGGTATACGAATATCTTTGTCTCCATCAAAGAAGATATAGAACATATGAAATCAAGGGAAAGGACTAAACAGATAGGAACGCTCATGGTGTGGTTTGCCACTTGccactattttttatttgatgcagtatttttatttttactggtTGATACTTGATGCAATAAATGTTGGAAATCACTGCCAAAATCATTCTTATAACATTCTTCTTGACATGGCAAATAggaattctaaatatttttactattttaaggaATAGGAATATAGAGTATACTAAAAATAAACCCAATTATATACTCACGGACCTGGGCTTGGTAATTGTAATCAAATAATTACAAAGCGCAAATTATATAAAACCAAAGAAAAAGTTAGCATCACGACAAGGATGATATATGTGCATATACTGCAAACCTTTTACAACTTGTATTAATTTGCTCCCTTACAAGATTGCACTTTCCTGAATATGCTCATAGTAATTTTAAATACGATaagtttgtttttaatttaaatttgtttgtaaaaatTTCTTGTATGACTAACAATTGACTCATGCTAAGGATTTAGTCAAAAAGTGTTATTTTGATCGTTGTATTTTAGATTCGCAGGGTTCGGAGTAGGAATAACTTAATATTCCTATATgtattcaaaaatttattatgtGTTCGATCTCTATAATGAATGGTGATCGTCATTTGTGTTTTTCATATGTTGTAACTATAACAATAAATGATATTGTACTCTTTGAGACGTACAAACAAggagaatttattttttatacattatACTTATAACTAATCAGCAATTTGAAATGTTAGGAAAATTTATGATGCCGCAAGACTCCAGTAGTATGTATTTTATATAAGTGTCGTAATGTATTAGGCTTGTTAGACTAAATTTATGTGATTCATAGTGTTAGTCTGTGCGCTGATTATGATCTGAGATTGGATAGTGATGGGCATTCCTCATACACTGAATAGCgtttgctgattttttttttccaacaaaaGATTGCAATCATCATAAAACATAGTCCTAGTAGCAAATACTTGTAACACACTCTACattatcatgaaaaaaaaaaacttctttatcctaaaaaaatagaaagggGTTTTAATTAGCTCTTCGATTCTTAGAGGAAAAGAACCCAATAATCTAAAGTTCGACTAAAAGGTAAGTAAAGTCTaacaaatactccctccgtctttaTATCTAAgcacccatttgattttatttttgtccctaaatgtaattatcccttttcaaattactagatgcatttattattttttcctcaacatacccttaattaatactgttaacttgtcttgaaatatgaaaagtcaaatttaatatacaAACAAAGAATAATTTGGTAATActaacacacaaaatagacacattaattgcattaattttttttttaataaatgtgaaaaatgcAGAAAAATGTTTAGATATAGGATCAGATGGAGTAATTGTTTATCCTAAACAAACGTATAGGAGTATCAGTTTTTATTGCTAACTAGGcatcataataattaataaaggtACATAATGGAGCGGTTCAGGGATAATTCTTGGTTTGttacaaacataaatcaatcaCTTCTCAATAAAGTATGAATGTTTTCGGAACACAGAATTGTATTTATCGTATTCCTGAAAACCATGTTCCGATCCGATACTGTGTTTGATTGTGTTTCAGAAGCTAGCGGTATTCTTGTCAAGAAAGTAAAGCAGCAGTGACATATACATTATACATAATAATTTATGGATAATAAACCCAATTGTATAGAGTGCaacaatttattcaaattgTAATTTGCATCCCccacattttatattttgtctCGGTATACGTACGATGCATGTTCACGGGTTTTTAGCTCAATAGACTAAGTGATGCGTGTCTTATTTGCATGATCCTTAGTATCGAGGAAAAATATGAAATGGAAATTGGATGAAAAAATAGggcatatatgtttttttgacaagaaaatagagcatatatattacattttaattataaaaaaaaaaatctatggtGGGACAGGCTATTCTAGAAGCCGCATTTTACAAAATGATCGAGCATAAGAAATCATTCTTGAGAATCAAGATATTTTTATACTATTTGTGGTTGACATATTTTGTTTCATAGAATAAAATGTTGTTGACGTTCTGCGAAGGGTTCAAATGGTGATGCACATTAACGTTGTGTTTCCTAGATTTATGGATGTTGTGTTTAAGAGAACTAGTTTGGTTATCTGAAAAGGGTTAGCATCGCATCTTGTTACTTGTTTATCTTCCTTTTATGTGTGTgtacatattttaatattatagaCTATATaaatttgggttaaatatgtttttggtctctataaatatgtcaacttttcgttttagtccctctaaaattttccttcaacttttagtccctataaagttttcaatcttcacttttggtccctcttttaaagtaaactcatatgtagaattcatattatttaataaaattttccagaaaaattcaaaatattataagaatcactccaaaaaaattcagaattttttaacaaaacatgaatttaatatgaatttttatattgtttatggttaaaaattcatatttaatttgtgttttgttaaaaaaaatctaattttttttaggaattgtttttagaatatttgacacatttctgcacaattttattaaaaaatacaaaaattaaattaaaaatagggaccaaaagtagtgattgaaaattttatagggactaaaagttgaagcaaaattttagagggactaaaacgaaaagttgacatatttatggagaccaaaaacatatttaaccctataaatTTTGATTAGTATATTTGGGTATGggtagaaggaaaaaaatgtaaaacacaCAAAAGTTATTGTTTTTCGAGTctagagaaaaataataaatttaaattacaaattttatttttatttcgttTTACTCATTTTATTATCTCTCGTATAAATACATcctctaaaacaaaaaaaaaagattcaccATCGTCGAATCTAACGCAAATGACTAGTACGCATAGGgtggggtttagcatgggaatggagagttgtttcccaccatgggaaagtttttttcaatcattagattaaagaggagtattaattttatcatggaTTGCCTACaccatattttttcctttatcttttacacttttttttgttcagatctgaaaaaaaaattctttgataaTCCGGTAATCATACTCTTGCGCTCTATCAATTTCAACATTGATTTcattatgtttatatgttttttctatTGCTCTATTACGTATAAGGCAAAAAAACTCAAGATCTGGAATATTCTCATACAATAGGGTCACCAATATTCTCATGGACATGAACATTCTTGTTCATATTCTCAAAGGGTGGTTGAATTTCTATTgctgcatttttatttcttctccttcttcttctttttgtggTACTTGAAACCTTTGTTTcattgttgtttgtgatgttttgaACTACATAGTTATGTGTTTCTAATGAAGTTTTGCACATGATTGCAGTAACATTGTTGCGTGTTAATAAACAAAATGATCCAAATGATGATGAAGCTAGTTTGGATTTTGATGGGATTctatcacagaagaagcaagtTGATGATCCAAACGATGGTTAAGTATATAAgcatggaaagaaaaaaaatacagatctgaacaaaaaaaaaatgtaaaagacaaAGGAAAAAATATGGTGTAGGCAGtccatgataaaattaatactcctccttaatctaatggttgaaaAAAACTTTCCTGAAAAACAACTCTCCATTCCCATGCTAAATGCCACCGTACTcgggagtggttatggtgcataaggaaatccttatgcaccgtgcataaatcccaacataattgcttcctacacccccaaagtgagccaaaaccatttttgttcaaaataaaagaaatctgatggttgtgatgtgtttatgcacggtgcataaggaaataacttatgcaccataacttttgccacCGTACTCATAGTGGTCAAATATTGTAAACTCGGAGGTATAACCATAAGAGAAATAGCGTGGGATTCATTCAAATTTAGTtttctcgtttttttttt harbors:
- the LOC25494164 gene encoding guanine nucleotide-binding protein subunit gamma 3 translates to MTMVRSSSSSSSVPSLPPPSPKSPPEYPDLYGKRREMAKVQMLEREIGFLEEELKSMEGLQPASKCCKEIADYVVANSDPLLPSNKKNRRSCRFWKWLCRLPCFNLSWICCCCCCCDGLSVHLKLPSCCSDCKPCSCCSCSNCFPSFTCSLPKWNCCCCFSCPKSNCCKQSLGSGNCCTFPTSCNFGCPSCPSLCSCKCTCTCSCPTCPKVNPCCCCTKSCFNPSCFCC
- the LOC11424667 gene encoding subtilisin-like protease SBT1.8, which produces MKSSTSTLYILFYLVMLLLSVTVMALTNKKTYIVHMKHNKNASMYSPILQSSSSSDSLLYTYTHAYNGFAVSLDTKQVQELRSSDSVLGVYEDTLYSLHTTRTPEFLGLLQIQTHSQFLHQPSYDVVIGVLDTGVWPESQSFHDSQIPQIPSRWRGKCESAPDFDSSLCNKKLIGARSFSKGYLMASPGGGRKKSVDPISPRDRDGHGTHTATTAAGSAVANATLLGYATGTARGMAPQARIAVYKVCWTDGCFASDILAGIDQAIQDGVDVLSLSLGGSSSTPYYFDTIAIGAFAAVERGIFVSCSAGNTGPRSGSLSNVAPWIMTVGAGTLDRDFPAYATLGNGKRFSGVSLYSGEGMGNEPVGLVYFNERFNSSSSICMPGSLDSEIVRGKVVVCDRGVNSRVEKGTVVIDAGGVGMILANTAASGEGVVADSYLVPAVSVGKNEGDEIKKYAALDSNPTAILNFGGTVLNVKPSPVVASFSSRGPNGVTPQILKPDVIGPGVNILAGWTGAVGPSGSQDTRKAQFNIMSGTSMSCPHISGVAALLKAAHPEWSPSAIKSALMTTAYTLDNTESPLRDAMGEALSTPWAYGSGHVNPQKALSPGLVYDADIEDYIAFLCSLNYSLDHVKLIVKRPNVNCSTYLSGPGDLNYPSFSVVFGNNSGVVQYKRTLTNVGEAESVYDVAVSGPSTVGIIVNPTKLVFEQVGERQTYMVKFISNKDIVDDSVTSEFGSITWSNKQHQVRSPIAFTWTIL